A section of the Paralichthys olivaceus isolate ysfri-2021 chromosome 16, ASM2471397v2, whole genome shotgun sequence genome encodes:
- the fem1a gene encoding protein fem-1 homolog A, giving the protein MDITTAVFNAAKDGKIKLIQKLLGNKTPEELEALAEEKTQGGTPLLVASRYGHLEVVDYLLEHCKANVELGGSVNFDGETIEGAPPLWAASAAGHLPVVKTLLRHGASVNNATLTNSTPLRAACFDGHLEIVRYLVEHRADMEVANRHGHTCLMISCYKGHKEIAKFLLDRGADVNRKSVKGNTALHDCAESGSLDIMKMLLKCNARMERDGYGMTPLLAASVTGHTNIVEYLAHQPRTSREERIDALELLGATFVDKKRDLLGAMRYWRRAMELRQPGDKAGSLAKPPPGPPIPAYGCAQEVNTAEDLEALITDPDEMRMQALLVRERILGPSHPDTSYYIRYRGAVYADSGNFERCISLWKYALDMQQSNLDPLSPMTASSFLSFAELFSFVLQDRAKGTLSTRVTFHDLMTVLGKSVREVERAVAQRDNPPEAPQFTKSLSIILHLIFLLEKLECSTEQEHQKKHTVYRLLKLNPRGRSSFTPLHMAVDKETTSVGRYPVGRFPSHAVAALLLECGADVDSRDCENNTPLHIAANNGCPEIMALLMKAGAHLDATNAQKKTAYELLDEQSSGHPALYPLNYITLQCLAARAIEKHRLPYRGLISEEMEAFIELH; this is encoded by the coding sequence ATGGACATAACGACGGCGGTTTTCAACGCGGCCAAAGATGGTAAGATCAAACTTATCCAGAAGTTACTGGGCAACAAAACTCCCGAGGAGCTGGAGGCTTTAGCCGAGGAGAAGACCCAGGGAGGCACTCCTCTGCTAGTAGCCTCCAGATACGGACACTTAGAGGTGGTGGATTACCTCCTGGAGCACTGTAAAGCTAATGTCGAACTCGGGGGCTCGGTTAACTTTGACGGGGAGACCATCGAGGGGGCTCCGCCGCTGTGGGCGGCTTCGGCAGCCGGTCACCTCCCCGTGGTGAAGACGCTGCTGAGACACGGAGCCTCCGTGAACAACGCGACGCTCACCAACTCCACGCCGCTTCGGGCCGCCTGCTTCGACGGACACCTGGAGATCGTGCGCTATCTGGTGGAGCACAGAGCCGACATGGAGGTCGCCAACCGCCACGGCCACACCTGCCTCATGATCTCCTGCTACAAGGGCCACAAGGAGATCGCCAAGTTCCTCCTGGACCGCGGCGCCGATGTCAACCGCAAGAGCGTGAAAGGCAACACCGCCCTGCACGACTGTGCGGAGTCGGGCAGTCTGGACATCATGAAGATGCTGCTCAAGTGCAACGCCCGCATGGAAAGAGACGGGTATGGGATGACTCCGCTGCTCGCTGCCAGTGTAACAGGTCACACCAACATCGTGGAGTATCTGGCTCACCAGCCTCGCACCTCCAGAGAGGAACGCATCGATGCACTTGAACTCCTTGGGGCTACTTTTGTGGACAAAAAGCGTGATCTCTTAGGGGCGATGAGGTACTGGAGGAGGGCCATGGAGCTGAGGCAGCCAGGGGACAAAGCTGGATCCCTGGCCAAGCCTCCACCTGGTCCCCCAATCCCTGCTTATGGCTGTGCTCAGGAGGTGAACACAGCTGAGGACCTGGAAGCTCTGATCACAGACCCAGATGAAATGAGGATGCAAGCTTTGTTGGTTAGAGAGCGCATCCTGGGCCCGTCCCACCCAGACACCTCTTATTACATCCGCTACAGGGGAGCCGTGTATGCTGACTCAGGAAACTTTGAGCGTTGCATCAGCCTGTGGAAATACGCTTTAGACATGCAGCAGAGCAACCTAGACCCTCTCAGTCCCATGACAGCCTCCAGTTTCCTCTCCTTTGCAGAGCTCTTCTCTTTTGTCCTTCAAGACCGGGCCAAAGGCACCTTGTCGACACGTGTCACCTTCCATGATCTGATGACCGTGCTGGGGAAAAGCGtgagggaggtagagagagcTGTGGCACAGAGGGACAACCCCCCAGAGGCTCCACAGTTTACCAAGTCCCTCTCCATCATCCTCCACCTTATCTTCCTGCTGGAGAAGCTGGAGTGCAGCACGGAGCAGGAGCATCAGAAGAAGCACACAGTGTATCGGCTGCTCAAACTGAACCCTCGGGGTCGGAGCAGCTTCACTCCTCTGCACATGGCTGTAGACAAGGAAACGACTTCTGTGGGCCGCTACCCGGTCGGCCGCTTCCCCTCCCATGCGGTGGCAGCACTGCTGCTAGAGTGTGGTGCAGACGTTGATTCTCGTGACTGCGAGAACAACACGCCGCTGCACATCGCTGCTAACAATGGTTGTCCAGAGATTATGGCGTTACTTATGAAGGCTGGGGCTCACCTTGACGCTACGAATGCACAGAAGAAGACGGCCTATGAGCTGTTGGATGAGCAGAGCAGTGGGCACCCGGCCCTCTACCCACTGAACTACATCACCCTTCAGTGCCTTGCGGCACGTGCAATTGAAAAGCACAGACTGCCCTACAGAGGACTCATCTCTGAGGAGATGGAGGCTTTCATTGAGCTGCATTGA